One part of the Tachysurus vachellii isolate PV-2020 chromosome 6, HZAU_Pvac_v1, whole genome shotgun sequence genome encodes these proteins:
- the si:ch211-198a12.6 gene encoding zinc finger protein 883 produces MAESETECDTPGLDTLGSECVITHTQVGDLHYAAETEIMTQEDKRLDLEAIHGDLGAVACVDAVTETDHDYIKSEVHHDPQYFGGADMKGNEALLGEVLLKAEMGGAGAEHVVKDESDHGGELTVESENGVIIHEAQGLQCNECGEIFGSMTDLHQHFEMHKATHPYICIQCGESFAVEASLRGHMKIHMKEKGYSTTGVEMVGKGVIDAFNLKPHQMMHSPEKPHRCSECGKSFAAAITLREHMKMHSDDKPYKCTQCRKSFVRRRHLKKHQELHAREKPFTCPQCEKGFATASNLKQHQKTHAGDKPHRCAQCGKCFAAAATLREHQRIHSGEKPYKCNQCRKSFVRKRHLKKHQLVHQGGKPYRCSQCDKGFNHSSSLSRHHKVHLEAKMYAEPDKEFPFDTPMKRGMHTGEKPYSCNHCEKSFNHSSSLSRHQRTHSDGKSYTCAHCGKRFNHSSSLARHQRVHLDEKTSYSAIPTGKGFPPTTILKQRILQSEKPYRCSQCGKGFNHSSSLSRHHRIHIDQ; encoded by the coding sequence ATGGCTGAGTCAGAGACTGAGTGTGACACACCAGGCCTTGACACGCTGGGGTCTGAGTGTGTCATAACTCACACGCAAGTCGGTGACTTGCATTATGCAGCGGAGACTGAGATTATGACCCAAGAGGATAAGAGGCTTGACTTGGAAGCCATTCATGGTGATCTTGGGGCTGTGGCTTGTGTTGACGCTGTAACGGAGACAGACCACGACTACATTAAGTCTGAGGTACATCATGATCCACAGTACTTCGGAGGTGCAGACATGAAAGGAAACGAGGCTCTGCTTGGTGAGGTGCTGCTGAAGGCTGAGATGGGTGGAGCTGGTGCAGAGCATGTAGTAAAGGATGAGTCAGATCATGGAGGAGAGCTGACTGTGGAGTCAGAGAATGGTGTCATCATTCACGAAGCCCAGGGTCTTCAATGCAACGAGTGCGGGGAGATATTTGGAAGTATGACAGATCTGCATCAACACTTTGAAATGCATAAAGCAACTCATCCCTACATTTGTATCCAGTGTGGTGAGAGCTTTGCTGTTGAAGCTAGCCTGAGAGGGCATATGAAAATACACATGAAGGAGAAGGGTTATTCCACTACTGGTGTGGAGATGGTTGGTAAAGGGGTCATCGATGCATTTAACCTCAAGCCACATCAGATGATGCACTCCCCTGAAAAGCCACACAGGTGTTCTGAATGCGGGAAAAGCTTTGCTGCAGCCATCACACTCAGAGAGCATATGAAAATGCATTCTGATGACAAACCCTACAAATGTACTCAGTGCAGGAAGAGCTTTGTCCGCAGGCGCCACCTAAAGAAACATCAGGAGCTGCATGCTCGTGAGAAGCCATTTACCTGCCCTCAGTGTGAGAAAGGCTTTGCTACTGCTTCTAATTTGAAACAGCATCAGAAGACCCATGCTGGCGACAAGCCACATCGATGCGCCCAGTGTGGCAAGTGTTTTGCTGCAGCAGCTACTTTGAGAGAACACCAGCGAATCCACTCTGGTGAGAAGCCCTACAAGTGTAACCAGTGCAGGAAGAGCTTTGTAAGAAAGCGCCACTTAAAGAAGCACCAGCTGGTGCACCAGGGTGGCAAACCCTACCGATGCTCTCAATGTGACAAAGGTTTCAATCACTCCTCATCCCTCTCACGACACCACAAAGTCCATCTGGAGGCCAAAATGTATGCCGAGCCTGATAAGGAGTTCCCCTTTGACACTCCTATGAAGAGGGGAATGCACACAGGTGAAAAGCCATACAGCTGCAACCACTGTGAGAAGAGCTTCAATCATTCTTCATCGCTGTCCAGACACCAGAGAACTCATTCTGATGGAAAATCCTACACTTGTGCCCACTGTGGCAAGAGGTTTAATCATTCCTCTTCTCTTGCAAGACACCAACGTGTTCACTTGGATGAGAAGACCTCTTATAGTGCTATTCCCACAGGAAAAGGATTCCCTCCTACTACCATCTTGAAACAGAGGATTCTGCAGAGTGAGAAACCATACAGGTGTTCTCAGTGTGGAAAAGGTTTCAATCACTCCTCCTCCCTCTCAAGGCACCACAGAATTCACATTGATCAGTAA